TGGGGATTAACTGTTTTAACATATTGCGATCATTTACAATTTGAAATTCAAGCTTTCTTAAAACAAAATAGCTGTGTTATAAATATATTCCATACCCTTTTAATATTTATAATGTTTGCTACTTTTTATCATCTACTAAATGGATTAAGGCATCTTTACTGGGATATAGGTAAAGGCTTCACAATAAAATCGGTTTATATTACAGGTTATAGTGTAATTATAGGTAGTATAGTTCTTACAGCAATTAGCTGGTTATATTTTTATAAATTATAGATTCAGGAGGAATTAAATGAATAAAAGCGAGTTTAAATCTCCTTTAGCATTTGCAAAAGGCTTAGGTTCATCTCAATCAGGTACAGGGCATTTCATACATCAAAGAATTTCTGCGGTACTACTATTACCATTACTTTTATGGTTTGTTGTAACCTCATTACATTTTCTTGCAGTACCTTTAAATCAAGGCTTTAAGTTAATTGCTCATCCATTTAATACTATAGCGCTTTTATTAACAATAATAGTATCTTTATACCATGGTATGTTAGGTATGAAG
The sequence above is a segment of the Sphingobacteriia bacterium genome. Coding sequences within it:
- the sdhC gene encoding succinate dehydrogenase, cytochrome b556 subunit, giving the protein MDSKYKNKPLSPHLSIYRPQITSVMSITHRATGFILYFALILIVWGLTVLTYCDHLQFEIQAFLKQNSCVINIFHTLLIFIMFATFYHLLNGLRHLYWDIGKGFTIKSVYITGYSVIIGSIVLTAISWLYFYKL
- the sdhD gene encoding succinate dehydrogenase, hydrophobic membrane anchor protein codes for the protein MNKSEFKSPLAFAKGLGSSQSGTGHFIHQRISAVLLLPLLLWFVVTSLHFLAVPLNQGFKLIAHPFNTIALLLTIIVSLYHGMLGMKVIIEDYVHKEGVKTCILLLLYGLTYFTMALGIISSIAIHIKYFINQ